A window of Rhododendron vialii isolate Sample 1 chromosome 11a, ASM3025357v1 contains these coding sequences:
- the LOC131307726 gene encoding syntaxin-22-like yields MSFQDLEAGRPLNSRRDMINGTQAVASGIFQINTAVSTFQRLVNTLGTPKDTPELREKLHKTRLHIGQLVKDTSAKLKQASEIDHHVEVGANKKITDAKLAKDFQAVLKEFQKAQRLAAERETAYSPFVPKAVLPSSYTANEVDISSDKSQEQRAFLVESRRQEVLLLDNEITFNEAIIEEREQGIQEIQHQIGEVNEIFKDLAVLVHEQGTMIDDIGSNIEGAHAATAQGKSHLAKAAKTQRSNSSLACLLLVIFGIVLLIVVIVLAA; encoded by the exons atgagcttTCAAGATCTCGAAGCGGGCCGCCCGTTGAATTCGAGGCGAGACATGATCAATGGGACGCAAGCCGTGGCATCGGGGATATTTCAAATAAACACAGCCGTGTCGACGTTCCAGAGGCTCGTCAATACCCTCGGAACCCCCAAGGACACGCCGGAGCTACGCGAGAAGCT GCACAAGACGAGGTTACATATTGGGCAGTTGGTGAAGGACACCTCAGCTAAACTTAAGCAAGCTAGTGAAATAGATCATCATGTTGAAGTTGGT GCCAACAAGAAGATTACGGATGCTAAACTTGCTAAAGATTTCCAAGCAGTTCTGAAAGAATTCCAGAAGGCTCAGCGTCTTGCGGCTGAAAGGGAGACAGCATATAGTCCTTTTGTACCTAAAGCAGTTCTTCCTTCAAG CTATACAGCCAACGAGGTTGACATAAGTTCAGATAAGAGTCAAGAACAACGTGCTTTTCTTGTTGAATCCAGAAG ACAAGAGGTGCTACTGTTGGATAATGAGATTACCTTCAATGAGGCTATCATTGAAGAAAGAGAGCAGGGAATCCAAGAAATCCAGCATCAAATTGGGGAGGTAAATGAGATTTTTAAAGACCTTGCTGTGCTGGTCCATGAGCAAGGAACTATGATTG ATGATATTGGCTCCAACATTGAGGGTGCTCATGCTGCGACTGCTCAAGGAAAGTCTCACCTTGCAAAAGCAGCAAAGACGCAGAGATCAAATTCATCGCTG GCCTGCTTGCTATTGGTGATATTCGGCATCGTACTTCTCATCGTAGTCATAGTCCTTGCTGCCTGA